One part of the Cottoperca gobio chromosome 14, fCotGob3.1, whole genome shotgun sequence genome encodes these proteins:
- the brd8a gene encoding bromodomain-containing protein 8 isoform X2, whose product MGCRDDRKMANGVGKHKLLVIGPTEPWSVREKLCLATSVMKSGDQNWVSVSRAIKPFAEPGRPPDWFSQKHCASKYSELLEITEAPKRKRGERGEVVETVEDVIVRRLTADRIDALKKLIIETQEKHRKLKKEAELIHAGRLDSKLEELWEEILQKKKLEEEEAELKRKNTNAAYQARQVAKNTPKRVPTITMHSPSGCSSPSQEFSPGDPLECLTLDLASTKNVSGSCRLMTIAESIGHGNDDISQGSLVDDSTQKKLLGQKATPPPSPLLSELLKKGNILATNSRLIGEGDVTTGNMTGTHDLQLTPPSQPLSQATGAPMLSRLLEAGPTQFSAPLGFMISADSASSAPLSAATPVPVDSTASASTEVDVMLPGCQSVSAEDKVSQLSEEDVTVSYMGDELDMKTVGDIIAIIEDKADETAEALDAAAVEAALSLCEENGHALSGAWEAGPFQPHESHPTVPTGVPQSSSLHSSLEGKTEVLEAQGGTSASLSSLSNSQDNGRAAFPMGLRGLPPTSSSSRSSKNLEHCHTAAPPQPEAMRETGGLAHQKRPISLDVTVKCESEKWAQHRPESPHGDSVLEDSPLTERHPKEMKAEDGMSVRGGENASGTKVYNELNGPEACGEEEGDGVEGFFSEPDGEMELEPAASESEDGYSLHTASSSLHLHTTADSIPSSPASSQFSLCSEDLEALQAHKIWKKAIMLVWRAAANHRYANVFLQPVTDEIAPGYHSIVQRPMDLTVIKKSIETGLIRTTAEFQRDIMLMFQNAVMYNSLDHDVYHMALEMQRDVLEQIQQFLATQLIMETSESGISAKSLRGRESTRKPDSTDKDGGTRGRRCAIEADLKMKK is encoded by the exons ATGGGATGTCGGGATGACAGGAAGATGGCAAACGGGGTTGGAA AACACAAGCTGCTTGTCATTGGACCAACAGAGCCATGGTCAGTGAGGGAGAAGCTGTGTTTGGCCACATCTGTCATGAAGAGTGGAGACCAGAACTG GGTATCTGTCAGTCGAGCCATCAAACCATTTGCAGAACCCGGACGACCACCCGACTGGTTCTCTCAAAAG CACTGTGCCTCAAAGTACTCCGAGCTCCTGGAAATAACAGAGGCTCCAAA GCGGAAGCGTGGTGAAAGAGGAGAAGTGGTGGAGACAGTGGAAGACGTGATAGTACGCAGACTGACAGCTGACAGGATTGATGCACTAAAAAAGTTGATAATAGAAACACAGGAGAAGCACAG GAAGCTGAAGAAAGAGGCTGAACTTATTCACGCAGGACGTCTAGATTCCAAACTAGAAGAGTTATGGGAAGAAATTCTGCA gaagaagaaactggaggaggaggaagcagagttgaaaagaaaaaacacaaatgctgCTTATCAGG ccAGACAGGTGGCAAAGAACACACCTAAGCGAGTGCCCACCATCACCATGCATTCGCCCTCAGGCTGTAGCTCCCCAAGCCAGGAGTTCTCACCAGGTGACCCACTCGAGTGCTTGACATTGGATCTTGCATCGACAAAGAAT GTTTCAGGATCATGTAGATTAATGACAATTGCTGAGTCTATTGGACACGGTAATGATGACATCAGCCAAGGGTCACTTGTGGATGATTCCACTCAAAAGAAGCTCCTGGGTCAGAAAGCCACACCACCACCATCTCCACTCCTGTCTGAGTTACTGAAGAAAGGCAATATCTTGGCCACAAATTCCAGACTG ATTGGGGAGGGTGACGTGACAACTGGAAATATGACAGGAACACACGACCTGCAGCTGACTCCGCCTAGTCAACCGCTCTCTCAAGCAACAG GTGCCCCGATGTTGTCTCGTCTTCTGGAGGCTGGTCCCACCCAGTTTTCTGCCCCGTTAGGTTTCATGATCAGTGCAGACTCAGCCTCCAGCGCTCCTCTTTCTGCAGCCACTCCTGTGCCTGTTGACTCTACTGCCTCAGCAAGTACAG AGGTGGATGTGATGCTGCCTGGATGCCAGTCTGTCTCTGCAGAGGATAAGGTGTCACAGCTCAGTGAGGAAGATGTGACTGTGTCCTACATGGGGGATGAGCTGGACATGAAGACGGTGGGAGACATAATCGCCATAATTGAGGACAAG gCAGATGAGACTGCAGAGGCTTTGGATGCAGCTGCAGTTGAGGCTGCGCTGTCACTGTGCGAGGAGAACGGCCATGCTTTGTCTGGTGCCTGGGAGGCTGGGCCTTTCCAGCCCCATGAGTCTCACCCCACAGTGCCCACAGGGGTCCCACAGTCCTCGTCTCTTCACAGTAGCCTGGAGGGGAAGACAGAAGTGTTAGAAGCTCAGGGTGGGACTTCAgcttcactctcctctctgtccaacAGTCAAGATAATGGTCGTGCAGCATTCCCCATGGGACTAAGGGGCCTTCCTcccacctcctcatcctcacgCAGCTCAAAGAATTTGGAGCACTGCCACACGGCAGCACCTCCACAGCCTGAGGCGATGAGAGAGACTGGAGGGTTGGCGCACCAGAAAAGACCGATTTCATTGGATGTCACTGTAAAATGTGAGAGTGAGAAGTGGGCACAGCACAGACCTGAAAGTCCCCATGGAG ACTCAGTATTAGAAGATAGCCCACTGACAGAAAGGCATCCCAAG GAGATGAAAGCGGAGGATGGAATGAGTGTTCGGGGAGGAGAGAATGCCTCAGGGACTAAAGTGTACAATGAGCTCAATGGGCCAGAAGCctgtggagaagaagagggtgaTGGTGTGGAGGGATTCTTTTCGGAGCCAGATGGCGAGATGGAGCTAGAACCTGCAGCCAGTGAGAGTGAGGATGGATACAGCCTCCACACGGCCTCCTCGTCTCTGCACCTCCACACAACCGCAGACTCCATCCCCAGCAGCCCTGCCTCATCGCAGTT TTCTTTGTGCAGTGAGGACCTGGAAGCTCTACAGGCTCACAAGATCTGGAAGAAAGCCATTATGCTGGTGTGGCGTGCAGCGGCCAATCACAG GTACGCAAATGTTTTCCTGCAGCCAGTGACAGATGAAATTGCACCTGGGTACCACAGTATTGTGCAGAG GCCCATGGACCTCACCGTCATCAAAAAGAGCATTGAGACTGGTTTGATACGGACCACCGCTGAGTTCCAGAGGGACATCATGCTGATGTTTCAGAATGCAGTCATGTACAACAGCCTGGATCATGATGTGTACCACATGGCTCTGGAGATGCAGCGCGACGTCCTCGAGCAGATCCAGCAGTTTCTGGCTACCCAGCTCATCATGGAGACATCAGAGTCTGGTATCAGCGCCAAAAGCCTGAGGGGCCGCGAGAGCACACGCAAACCGGACTCTACTGACAAG GATGGAGGCACCAGAGGGCGCCGTTGTGCCATAGAAGCTGACCTCAAGATGAAGAAATGA
- the brd8a gene encoding bromodomain-containing protein 8 isoform X1 → MGCRDDRKMANGVGKHKLLVIGPTEPWSVREKLCLATSVMKSGDQNWVSVSRAIKPFAEPGRPPDWFSQKHCASKYSELLEITEAPKRKRGERGEVVETVEDVIVRRLTADRIDALKKLIIETQEKHRKLKKEAELIHAGRLDSKLEELWEEILQKKKLEEEEAELKRKNTNAAYQARQVAKNTPKRVPTITMHSPSGCSSPSQEFSPGDPLECLTLDLASTKNVSGSCRLMTIAESIGHGNDDISQGSLVDDSTQKKLLGQKATPPPSPLLSELLKKGNILATNSRLIGEGDVTTGNMTGTHDLQLTPPSQPLSQATGAPMLSRLLEAGPTQFSAPLGFMISADSASSAPLSAATPVPVDSTASASTEVDVMLPGCQSVSAEDKVSQLSEEDVTVSYMGDELDMKTVGDIIAIIEDKADETAEALDAAAVEAALSLCEENGHALSGAWEAGPFQPHESHPTVPTGVPQSSSLHSSLEGKTEVLEAQGGTSASLSSLSNSQDNGRAAFPMGLRGLPPTSSSSRSSKNLEHCHTAAPPQPEAMRETGGLAHQKRPISLDVTVKCESEKWAQHRPESPHGDSVLEDSPLTERHPKEMKAEDGMSVRGGENASGTKVYNELNGPEACGEEEGDGVEGFFSEPDGEMELEPAASESEDGYSLHTASSSLHLHTTADSIPSSPASSQFSLCSEDLEALQAHKIWKKAIMLVWRAAANHRYANVFLQPVTDEIAPGYHSIVQRPMDLTVIKKSIETGLIRTTAEFQRDIMLMFQNAVMYNSLDHDVYHMALEMQRDVLEQIQQFLATQLIMETSESGISAKSLRGRESTRKPDSTDKDTVSMSSPAFLLSLFDGGTRGRRCAIEADLKMKK, encoded by the exons ATGGGATGTCGGGATGACAGGAAGATGGCAAACGGGGTTGGAA AACACAAGCTGCTTGTCATTGGACCAACAGAGCCATGGTCAGTGAGGGAGAAGCTGTGTTTGGCCACATCTGTCATGAAGAGTGGAGACCAGAACTG GGTATCTGTCAGTCGAGCCATCAAACCATTTGCAGAACCCGGACGACCACCCGACTGGTTCTCTCAAAAG CACTGTGCCTCAAAGTACTCCGAGCTCCTGGAAATAACAGAGGCTCCAAA GCGGAAGCGTGGTGAAAGAGGAGAAGTGGTGGAGACAGTGGAAGACGTGATAGTACGCAGACTGACAGCTGACAGGATTGATGCACTAAAAAAGTTGATAATAGAAACACAGGAGAAGCACAG GAAGCTGAAGAAAGAGGCTGAACTTATTCACGCAGGACGTCTAGATTCCAAACTAGAAGAGTTATGGGAAGAAATTCTGCA gaagaagaaactggaggaggaggaagcagagttgaaaagaaaaaacacaaatgctgCTTATCAGG ccAGACAGGTGGCAAAGAACACACCTAAGCGAGTGCCCACCATCACCATGCATTCGCCCTCAGGCTGTAGCTCCCCAAGCCAGGAGTTCTCACCAGGTGACCCACTCGAGTGCTTGACATTGGATCTTGCATCGACAAAGAAT GTTTCAGGATCATGTAGATTAATGACAATTGCTGAGTCTATTGGACACGGTAATGATGACATCAGCCAAGGGTCACTTGTGGATGATTCCACTCAAAAGAAGCTCCTGGGTCAGAAAGCCACACCACCACCATCTCCACTCCTGTCTGAGTTACTGAAGAAAGGCAATATCTTGGCCACAAATTCCAGACTG ATTGGGGAGGGTGACGTGACAACTGGAAATATGACAGGAACACACGACCTGCAGCTGACTCCGCCTAGTCAACCGCTCTCTCAAGCAACAG GTGCCCCGATGTTGTCTCGTCTTCTGGAGGCTGGTCCCACCCAGTTTTCTGCCCCGTTAGGTTTCATGATCAGTGCAGACTCAGCCTCCAGCGCTCCTCTTTCTGCAGCCACTCCTGTGCCTGTTGACTCTACTGCCTCAGCAAGTACAG AGGTGGATGTGATGCTGCCTGGATGCCAGTCTGTCTCTGCAGAGGATAAGGTGTCACAGCTCAGTGAGGAAGATGTGACTGTGTCCTACATGGGGGATGAGCTGGACATGAAGACGGTGGGAGACATAATCGCCATAATTGAGGACAAG gCAGATGAGACTGCAGAGGCTTTGGATGCAGCTGCAGTTGAGGCTGCGCTGTCACTGTGCGAGGAGAACGGCCATGCTTTGTCTGGTGCCTGGGAGGCTGGGCCTTTCCAGCCCCATGAGTCTCACCCCACAGTGCCCACAGGGGTCCCACAGTCCTCGTCTCTTCACAGTAGCCTGGAGGGGAAGACAGAAGTGTTAGAAGCTCAGGGTGGGACTTCAgcttcactctcctctctgtccaacAGTCAAGATAATGGTCGTGCAGCATTCCCCATGGGACTAAGGGGCCTTCCTcccacctcctcatcctcacgCAGCTCAAAGAATTTGGAGCACTGCCACACGGCAGCACCTCCACAGCCTGAGGCGATGAGAGAGACTGGAGGGTTGGCGCACCAGAAAAGACCGATTTCATTGGATGTCACTGTAAAATGTGAGAGTGAGAAGTGGGCACAGCACAGACCTGAAAGTCCCCATGGAG ACTCAGTATTAGAAGATAGCCCACTGACAGAAAGGCATCCCAAG GAGATGAAAGCGGAGGATGGAATGAGTGTTCGGGGAGGAGAGAATGCCTCAGGGACTAAAGTGTACAATGAGCTCAATGGGCCAGAAGCctgtggagaagaagagggtgaTGGTGTGGAGGGATTCTTTTCGGAGCCAGATGGCGAGATGGAGCTAGAACCTGCAGCCAGTGAGAGTGAGGATGGATACAGCCTCCACACGGCCTCCTCGTCTCTGCACCTCCACACAACCGCAGACTCCATCCCCAGCAGCCCTGCCTCATCGCAGTT TTCTTTGTGCAGTGAGGACCTGGAAGCTCTACAGGCTCACAAGATCTGGAAGAAAGCCATTATGCTGGTGTGGCGTGCAGCGGCCAATCACAG GTACGCAAATGTTTTCCTGCAGCCAGTGACAGATGAAATTGCACCTGGGTACCACAGTATTGTGCAGAG GCCCATGGACCTCACCGTCATCAAAAAGAGCATTGAGACTGGTTTGATACGGACCACCGCTGAGTTCCAGAGGGACATCATGCTGATGTTTCAGAATGCAGTCATGTACAACAGCCTGGATCATGATGTGTACCACATGGCTCTGGAGATGCAGCGCGACGTCCTCGAGCAGATCCAGCAGTTTCTGGCTACCCAGCTCATCATGGAGACATCAGAGTCTGGTATCAGCGCCAAAAGCCTGAGGGGCCGCGAGAGCACACGCAAACCGGACTCTACTGACAAG GACACTGTCTCCATGTCCTCTCCTgccttccttctttctcttttt GATGGAGGCACCAGAGGGCGCCGTTGTGCCATAGAAGCTGACCTCAAGATGAAGAAATGA
- the brd8a gene encoding bromodomain-containing protein 8 isoform X3, with amino-acid sequence MGCRDDRKMANGVGKHKLLVIGPTEPWSVREKLCLATSVMKSGDQNWVSVSRAIKPFAEPGRPPDWFSQKHCASKYSELLEITEAPKRKRGERGEVVETVEDVIVRRLTADRIDALKKLIIETQEKHRKLKKEAELIHAGRLDSKLEELWEEILQKKKLEEEEAELKRKNTNAAYQARQVAKNTPKRVPTITMHSPSGCSSPSQEFSPGDPLECLTLDLASTKNVSGSCRLMTIAESIGHGNDDISQGSLVDDSTQKKLLGQKATPPPSPLLSELLKKGNILATNSRLIGEGDVTTGNMTGTHDLQLTPPSQPLSQATEVDVMLPGCQSVSAEDKVSQLSEEDVTVSYMGDELDMKTVGDIIAIIEDKADETAEALDAAAVEAALSLCEENGHALSGAWEAGPFQPHESHPTVPTGVPQSSSLHSSLEGKTEVLEAQGGTSASLSSLSNSQDNGRAAFPMGLRGLPPTSSSSRSSKNLEHCHTAAPPQPEAMRETGGLAHQKRPISLDVTVKCESEKWAQHRPESPHGDSVLEDSPLTERHPKEMKAEDGMSVRGGENASGTKVYNELNGPEACGEEEGDGVEGFFSEPDGEMELEPAASESEDGYSLHTASSSLHLHTTADSIPSSPASSQFSLCSEDLEALQAHKIWKKAIMLVWRAAANHRYANVFLQPVTDEIAPGYHSIVQRPMDLTVIKKSIETGLIRTTAEFQRDIMLMFQNAVMYNSLDHDVYHMALEMQRDVLEQIQQFLATQLIMETSESGISAKSLRGRESTRKPDSTDKDTVSMSSPAFLLSLFDGGTRGRRCAIEADLKMKK; translated from the exons ATGGGATGTCGGGATGACAGGAAGATGGCAAACGGGGTTGGAA AACACAAGCTGCTTGTCATTGGACCAACAGAGCCATGGTCAGTGAGGGAGAAGCTGTGTTTGGCCACATCTGTCATGAAGAGTGGAGACCAGAACTG GGTATCTGTCAGTCGAGCCATCAAACCATTTGCAGAACCCGGACGACCACCCGACTGGTTCTCTCAAAAG CACTGTGCCTCAAAGTACTCCGAGCTCCTGGAAATAACAGAGGCTCCAAA GCGGAAGCGTGGTGAAAGAGGAGAAGTGGTGGAGACAGTGGAAGACGTGATAGTACGCAGACTGACAGCTGACAGGATTGATGCACTAAAAAAGTTGATAATAGAAACACAGGAGAAGCACAG GAAGCTGAAGAAAGAGGCTGAACTTATTCACGCAGGACGTCTAGATTCCAAACTAGAAGAGTTATGGGAAGAAATTCTGCA gaagaagaaactggaggaggaggaagcagagttgaaaagaaaaaacacaaatgctgCTTATCAGG ccAGACAGGTGGCAAAGAACACACCTAAGCGAGTGCCCACCATCACCATGCATTCGCCCTCAGGCTGTAGCTCCCCAAGCCAGGAGTTCTCACCAGGTGACCCACTCGAGTGCTTGACATTGGATCTTGCATCGACAAAGAAT GTTTCAGGATCATGTAGATTAATGACAATTGCTGAGTCTATTGGACACGGTAATGATGACATCAGCCAAGGGTCACTTGTGGATGATTCCACTCAAAAGAAGCTCCTGGGTCAGAAAGCCACACCACCACCATCTCCACTCCTGTCTGAGTTACTGAAGAAAGGCAATATCTTGGCCACAAATTCCAGACTG ATTGGGGAGGGTGACGTGACAACTGGAAATATGACAGGAACACACGACCTGCAGCTGACTCCGCCTAGTCAACCGCTCTCTCAAGCAACAG AGGTGGATGTGATGCTGCCTGGATGCCAGTCTGTCTCTGCAGAGGATAAGGTGTCACAGCTCAGTGAGGAAGATGTGACTGTGTCCTACATGGGGGATGAGCTGGACATGAAGACGGTGGGAGACATAATCGCCATAATTGAGGACAAG gCAGATGAGACTGCAGAGGCTTTGGATGCAGCTGCAGTTGAGGCTGCGCTGTCACTGTGCGAGGAGAACGGCCATGCTTTGTCTGGTGCCTGGGAGGCTGGGCCTTTCCAGCCCCATGAGTCTCACCCCACAGTGCCCACAGGGGTCCCACAGTCCTCGTCTCTTCACAGTAGCCTGGAGGGGAAGACAGAAGTGTTAGAAGCTCAGGGTGGGACTTCAgcttcactctcctctctgtccaacAGTCAAGATAATGGTCGTGCAGCATTCCCCATGGGACTAAGGGGCCTTCCTcccacctcctcatcctcacgCAGCTCAAAGAATTTGGAGCACTGCCACACGGCAGCACCTCCACAGCCTGAGGCGATGAGAGAGACTGGAGGGTTGGCGCACCAGAAAAGACCGATTTCATTGGATGTCACTGTAAAATGTGAGAGTGAGAAGTGGGCACAGCACAGACCTGAAAGTCCCCATGGAG ACTCAGTATTAGAAGATAGCCCACTGACAGAAAGGCATCCCAAG GAGATGAAAGCGGAGGATGGAATGAGTGTTCGGGGAGGAGAGAATGCCTCAGGGACTAAAGTGTACAATGAGCTCAATGGGCCAGAAGCctgtggagaagaagagggtgaTGGTGTGGAGGGATTCTTTTCGGAGCCAGATGGCGAGATGGAGCTAGAACCTGCAGCCAGTGAGAGTGAGGATGGATACAGCCTCCACACGGCCTCCTCGTCTCTGCACCTCCACACAACCGCAGACTCCATCCCCAGCAGCCCTGCCTCATCGCAGTT TTCTTTGTGCAGTGAGGACCTGGAAGCTCTACAGGCTCACAAGATCTGGAAGAAAGCCATTATGCTGGTGTGGCGTGCAGCGGCCAATCACAG GTACGCAAATGTTTTCCTGCAGCCAGTGACAGATGAAATTGCACCTGGGTACCACAGTATTGTGCAGAG GCCCATGGACCTCACCGTCATCAAAAAGAGCATTGAGACTGGTTTGATACGGACCACCGCTGAGTTCCAGAGGGACATCATGCTGATGTTTCAGAATGCAGTCATGTACAACAGCCTGGATCATGATGTGTACCACATGGCTCTGGAGATGCAGCGCGACGTCCTCGAGCAGATCCAGCAGTTTCTGGCTACCCAGCTCATCATGGAGACATCAGAGTCTGGTATCAGCGCCAAAAGCCTGAGGGGCCGCGAGAGCACACGCAAACCGGACTCTACTGACAAG GACACTGTCTCCATGTCCTCTCCTgccttccttctttctcttttt GATGGAGGCACCAGAGGGCGCCGTTGTGCCATAGAAGCTGACCTCAAGATGAAGAAATGA
- the brd8a gene encoding bromodomain-containing protein 8 isoform X4 — protein MGRNSAEEETGGGGSRVEKKKHKCCLSGQVAKNTPKRVPTITMHSPSGCSSPSQEFSPGDPLECLTLDLASTKNVSGSCRLMTIAESIGHGNDDISQGSLVDDSTQKKLLGQKATPPPSPLLSELLKKGNILATNSRLIGEGDVTTGNMTGTHDLQLTPPSQPLSQATGAPMLSRLLEAGPTQFSAPLGFMISADSASSAPLSAATPVPVDSTASASTEVDVMLPGCQSVSAEDKVSQLSEEDVTVSYMGDELDMKTVGDIIAIIEDKADETAEALDAAAVEAALSLCEENGHALSGAWEAGPFQPHESHPTVPTGVPQSSSLHSSLEGKTEVLEAQGGTSASLSSLSNSQDNGRAAFPMGLRGLPPTSSSSRSSKNLEHCHTAAPPQPEAMRETGGLAHQKRPISLDVTVKCESEKWAQHRPESPHGDSVLEDSPLTERHPKEMKAEDGMSVRGGENASGTKVYNELNGPEACGEEEGDGVEGFFSEPDGEMELEPAASESEDGYSLHTASSSLHLHTTADSIPSSPASSQFSLCSEDLEALQAHKIWKKAIMLVWRAAANHRYANVFLQPVTDEIAPGYHSIVQRPMDLTVIKKSIETGLIRTTAEFQRDIMLMFQNAVMYNSLDHDVYHMALEMQRDVLEQIQQFLATQLIMETSESGISAKSLRGRESTRKPDSTDKDTVSMSSPAFLLSLFDGGTRGRRCAIEADLKMKK, from the exons ATGGGAAGAAATTCTGCA gaagaagaaactggaggaggaggaagcagagttgaaaagaaaaaacacaaatgctgCTTATCAGG ACAGGTGGCAAAGAACACACCTAAGCGAGTGCCCACCATCACCATGCATTCGCCCTCAGGCTGTAGCTCCCCAAGCCAGGAGTTCTCACCAGGTGACCCACTCGAGTGCTTGACATTGGATCTTGCATCGACAAAGAAT GTTTCAGGATCATGTAGATTAATGACAATTGCTGAGTCTATTGGACACGGTAATGATGACATCAGCCAAGGGTCACTTGTGGATGATTCCACTCAAAAGAAGCTCCTGGGTCAGAAAGCCACACCACCACCATCTCCACTCCTGTCTGAGTTACTGAAGAAAGGCAATATCTTGGCCACAAATTCCAGACTG ATTGGGGAGGGTGACGTGACAACTGGAAATATGACAGGAACACACGACCTGCAGCTGACTCCGCCTAGTCAACCGCTCTCTCAAGCAACAG GTGCCCCGATGTTGTCTCGTCTTCTGGAGGCTGGTCCCACCCAGTTTTCTGCCCCGTTAGGTTTCATGATCAGTGCAGACTCAGCCTCCAGCGCTCCTCTTTCTGCAGCCACTCCTGTGCCTGTTGACTCTACTGCCTCAGCAAGTACAG AGGTGGATGTGATGCTGCCTGGATGCCAGTCTGTCTCTGCAGAGGATAAGGTGTCACAGCTCAGTGAGGAAGATGTGACTGTGTCCTACATGGGGGATGAGCTGGACATGAAGACGGTGGGAGACATAATCGCCATAATTGAGGACAAG gCAGATGAGACTGCAGAGGCTTTGGATGCAGCTGCAGTTGAGGCTGCGCTGTCACTGTGCGAGGAGAACGGCCATGCTTTGTCTGGTGCCTGGGAGGCTGGGCCTTTCCAGCCCCATGAGTCTCACCCCACAGTGCCCACAGGGGTCCCACAGTCCTCGTCTCTTCACAGTAGCCTGGAGGGGAAGACAGAAGTGTTAGAAGCTCAGGGTGGGACTTCAgcttcactctcctctctgtccaacAGTCAAGATAATGGTCGTGCAGCATTCCCCATGGGACTAAGGGGCCTTCCTcccacctcctcatcctcacgCAGCTCAAAGAATTTGGAGCACTGCCACACGGCAGCACCTCCACAGCCTGAGGCGATGAGAGAGACTGGAGGGTTGGCGCACCAGAAAAGACCGATTTCATTGGATGTCACTGTAAAATGTGAGAGTGAGAAGTGGGCACAGCACAGACCTGAAAGTCCCCATGGAG ACTCAGTATTAGAAGATAGCCCACTGACAGAAAGGCATCCCAAG GAGATGAAAGCGGAGGATGGAATGAGTGTTCGGGGAGGAGAGAATGCCTCAGGGACTAAAGTGTACAATGAGCTCAATGGGCCAGAAGCctgtggagaagaagagggtgaTGGTGTGGAGGGATTCTTTTCGGAGCCAGATGGCGAGATGGAGCTAGAACCTGCAGCCAGTGAGAGTGAGGATGGATACAGCCTCCACACGGCCTCCTCGTCTCTGCACCTCCACACAACCGCAGACTCCATCCCCAGCAGCCCTGCCTCATCGCAGTT TTCTTTGTGCAGTGAGGACCTGGAAGCTCTACAGGCTCACAAGATCTGGAAGAAAGCCATTATGCTGGTGTGGCGTGCAGCGGCCAATCACAG GTACGCAAATGTTTTCCTGCAGCCAGTGACAGATGAAATTGCACCTGGGTACCACAGTATTGTGCAGAG GCCCATGGACCTCACCGTCATCAAAAAGAGCATTGAGACTGGTTTGATACGGACCACCGCTGAGTTCCAGAGGGACATCATGCTGATGTTTCAGAATGCAGTCATGTACAACAGCCTGGATCATGATGTGTACCACATGGCTCTGGAGATGCAGCGCGACGTCCTCGAGCAGATCCAGCAGTTTCTGGCTACCCAGCTCATCATGGAGACATCAGAGTCTGGTATCAGCGCCAAAAGCCTGAGGGGCCGCGAGAGCACACGCAAACCGGACTCTACTGACAAG GACACTGTCTCCATGTCCTCTCCTgccttccttctttctcttttt GATGGAGGCACCAGAGGGCGCCGTTGTGCCATAGAAGCTGACCTCAAGATGAAGAAATGA